From Topomyia yanbarensis strain Yona2022 chromosome 1, ASM3024719v1, whole genome shotgun sequence, one genomic window encodes:
- the LOC131678983 gene encoding O-acyltransferase like protein isoform X2: MLDAMEEPMFKLIEPFFSIHSPFNPAYSKRVSAECSRAAKSYLTALRSMELWALRMHDANGKLSSGILNGNINQYGDYDQCMKVRGGAKIQTDHLQGRYCLAGIQPKVISSTPFLRHIFNLVQSHGILKSELADPGHRVPRFSTINWALCVPASCTPRDVQLSLAEFLKNTVDGTGLQLNVNIEPELCEIKNSIWDKYYTPATAKVWIGFMIYLMIVILSTAYEHKSERKNKWLTAFSLIRNTRTIFCVKDDPNDVACVHGIRFLNALLLVIAHKSMALFFNPYVNRTDMSETLGQPWTVVGRAASIFTDPFIMFSGFLTTYSLIGRLMRNQRIKLYQDYIGRILRIAPPLGALILFCTFVLPFLGSGPQWNLVVSNHGDICKKYWWRNMLFIHNYFGFKNMCLTHTHHVGIDTELFFVSPLFIWLIWKWPRKGGMALIVLALVSTVHRFYITYKLRLSNYVYFGTSVKQLFDTADNMYILPYYRLTVYLMGVMLGYACRVYKSISLTPNQLRLGWYASILLLALAFFGPAPMGSMHYVYDPLHAANYAAFSPIAWCIFFAWTVFTSHLGYRNKLIDVFSWSGFRVTTKISYAIYLTQFPIFFYNVGRVRNAQHYSFITSVLLDFNEYIVIFVASFLLTVLFETPFSNIKKLLFGNKRTRSNAKELVSTSTMEQPESGSSCDINENSNKTIVYPFNQAKDLNE, translated from the exons ATGTTGGATGCCATGGAAG AGCCTATGTTTAAGCTGATCGAGCCGTTTTTCTCGATTCACTCCCCCTTCAACCCCGCCTACAGCAAGCGGGTATCGGCGGAATGTAGCCGCGCAGCGAAATCGTACCTAACTGCTCTCCGTTCCATGGAGCTATGGGCTCTCCGAA TGCACGATGCCAACGGCAAACTGAGCTCCGGTATTCTCAATGGAAACATCAACCAGTACGGCGATTACGACCAGTGCATGAAGGTTCGGGGCGGCGCAAAAATCCAAACCGATCATCTCCAAGGTCGATATTGTCTCGCCGGTATACAACCGAAGGTTATTTCCAGCACGCCATTCCTACGGCACATTTTCAACCTGGTGCAGTCTCATGGGATACTGAAAAGCGAACTGGCCGAT ccAGGACACCGCGTACCACGCTTCTCCACCATCAACTGGGCATTATGCGTGCCAGCCAGTTGCACTCCTCGAGACGTACAACTTTCGTTAGCAGAATTCCTCAAAAATACAGTCGATGGTACCGGTTTACAGTTGAATGTGAATATTGAACCCGAACTGTGTGAGATCAAAAATTCCATTTGGGACAAGTACTACACACCGGCGACAGCGAAAGTTTGGATCGGTTTTATGATATATTTAATGATTGTAATACTCTCAACAGCTTACGAGCACAAGTCCGAACGAAAAA ACAAATGGCTAACGGCGTTTTCGCTGATTAGGAACACTCGAACGATTTTCTGCGTTAAGGATGATCCCAACGATGTGGCGTGTGTCCATGGTATACGATTTTTGAACGCTTTACTACTAGTCATTGCCCATAAATCGATGGCACTGTTCTTCAATCCATATGTTAACCGAACCGATATGAGCGAG ACCCTAGGTCAGCCGTGGACGGTAGTGGGACGAGCGGCGTCTATCTTTACCGATCCGTTCATCATGTTCAGTGGATTCCTCACAACATATTCGCTCATCGGCCGACTCATGCGGAACCAGCGAATCAAGCTGTATCAGGATTATATTGGACGAATTCTCCGAATAGCTCCTCCACTAGGGGCGTTGATACTATTCTGTACCTTTGTGTTGCCATTCTTGGGCAGCGGACCGCAATGGAATCTCGTCGTTAGCAATCACGGTGACATTTGCAAAAAATACTGGTGGCGCAATATGCTCTTCATTCACAACTACTTCGGATTCAAGAACATGTGCCTCACCCATACGCATCACGTTGGCATCGATACGGAGCTGTTCTTCGTGTCGCCATTGTTCATCTGGTTGATTTGGAAGTGGCCAAGGAAAGGTGGTATGGCCCTGATTGTACTAGCGCTGGTTTCCACTGTGCACAGGTTCTACATAACTTATAAGTTGCGGTTGTCCAACTATGTGTATTTTGGCACGTC AGTCAAACAACTGTTCGACACGGCGGACAACATGTACATTCTACCGTATTACCGGCTAACCGTGTACCTGATGGGTGTCATGCTGGGCTACGCGTGTCGTGTCTACAAATCGATCAGCCTAACACCG AATCAACTCCGGCTTGGATGGTACGCAAGCATCCTGCTGTTAGCACTAGCCTTCTTTGGCCCCGCCCCGATGGGTTCGATGCACTACGTGTATGACCCACTGCATGCCGCTAACTATGCCGCATTTTCGCCGATCGCGTGGTGCATCTTCTTTGCGTGGACTGTTTTTACCTCGCATTTAGGATATAGAA ATAAACTAATCGATGTGTTCTCCTGGTCCGGATTCCGAGTGACGACGAAAATCTCTTACGCCATCTATCTAACGCAATTCCCCATCTTTTTTTACAATGTGGGGCGAGTTCGTAACGCGCAACATTACAGCTTTATAACGTCAGTTTTG TTGGACTTCAACGAATACATTGTAATTTTCGTGGCGTCCTTTCTACTAACTGTTCTTTTCGAGACTCCATTTAGCAACATTAAAAAACTTCTCTTCGGTAACAAGAGAACACGGAGTAATGCCAAAGAACTCGTTAGTACATCTACAATGGAACAACCGGAAAGTGGAAGTTCGTGTGATATCAACGAGAATAGCAATAAAACGATCGTCTATCCTTTCAATCAGGCTAAAGACTTGAATGAATGA
- the LOC131678983 gene encoding O-acyltransferase like protein isoform X1, translating into MYVNIIFSLVGLATFATTSIGETLHQCNSSPDQCSKQVQRSRDETERNRTPVSTKAVGNWSSLLAGNKTVQSGNLSEIDEYLLSSVRHKFRTEFAGMDTQTIENELEIGPDEAEPMFKLIEPFFSIHSPFNPAYSKRVSAECSRAAKSYLTALRSMELWALRMHDANGKLSSGILNGNINQYGDYDQCMKVRGGAKIQTDHLQGRYCLAGIQPKVISSTPFLRHIFNLVQSHGILKSELADPGHRVPRFSTINWALCVPASCTPRDVQLSLAEFLKNTVDGTGLQLNVNIEPELCEIKNSIWDKYYTPATAKVWIGFMIYLMIVILSTAYEHKSERKNKWLTAFSLIRNTRTIFCVKDDPNDVACVHGIRFLNALLLVIAHKSMALFFNPYVNRTDMSETLGQPWTVVGRAASIFTDPFIMFSGFLTTYSLIGRLMRNQRIKLYQDYIGRILRIAPPLGALILFCTFVLPFLGSGPQWNLVVSNHGDICKKYWWRNMLFIHNYFGFKNMCLTHTHHVGIDTELFFVSPLFIWLIWKWPRKGGMALIVLALVSTVHRFYITYKLRLSNYVYFGTSVKQLFDTADNMYILPYYRLTVYLMGVMLGYACRVYKSISLTPNQLRLGWYASILLLALAFFGPAPMGSMHYVYDPLHAANYAAFSPIAWCIFFAWTVFTSHLGYRNKLIDVFSWSGFRVTTKISYAIYLTQFPIFFYNVGRVRNAQHYSFITSVLLDFNEYIVIFVASFLLTVLFETPFSNIKKLLFGNKRTRSNAKELVSTSTMEQPESGSSCDINENSNKTIVYPFNQAKDLNE; encoded by the exons ATGTACGTTAACATAATTTTCTCGCTTGTGGGTTTGGCAACTTTTGCCACCACGTCCATCGGAGAAACGTTGCACCAGTGCAACAGTTCACCGGATCAGTGTTCTAAGCAAGTACAAAGATCGAGAGATGAAACTGAACGAAACCGAACACCTGTCAGTACGAAGGCCGTGGGAAACTGGAGCTCCCTGCTGGCaggaaataaaacagtgcaaAGTGGAAATTTGAGTGAAATTGATGAGTATTTATTGAGTAGTGTGAGACATAAATTTAGGACAGAGTTCGCAGGAATGGATACACAAACGATCGAGAATGAGTTGGAAATAGGTCCGGACGAGGCAG AGCCTATGTTTAAGCTGATCGAGCCGTTTTTCTCGATTCACTCCCCCTTCAACCCCGCCTACAGCAAGCGGGTATCGGCGGAATGTAGCCGCGCAGCGAAATCGTACCTAACTGCTCTCCGTTCCATGGAGCTATGGGCTCTCCGAA TGCACGATGCCAACGGCAAACTGAGCTCCGGTATTCTCAATGGAAACATCAACCAGTACGGCGATTACGACCAGTGCATGAAGGTTCGGGGCGGCGCAAAAATCCAAACCGATCATCTCCAAGGTCGATATTGTCTCGCCGGTATACAACCGAAGGTTATTTCCAGCACGCCATTCCTACGGCACATTTTCAACCTGGTGCAGTCTCATGGGATACTGAAAAGCGAACTGGCCGAT ccAGGACACCGCGTACCACGCTTCTCCACCATCAACTGGGCATTATGCGTGCCAGCCAGTTGCACTCCTCGAGACGTACAACTTTCGTTAGCAGAATTCCTCAAAAATACAGTCGATGGTACCGGTTTACAGTTGAATGTGAATATTGAACCCGAACTGTGTGAGATCAAAAATTCCATTTGGGACAAGTACTACACACCGGCGACAGCGAAAGTTTGGATCGGTTTTATGATATATTTAATGATTGTAATACTCTCAACAGCTTACGAGCACAAGTCCGAACGAAAAA ACAAATGGCTAACGGCGTTTTCGCTGATTAGGAACACTCGAACGATTTTCTGCGTTAAGGATGATCCCAACGATGTGGCGTGTGTCCATGGTATACGATTTTTGAACGCTTTACTACTAGTCATTGCCCATAAATCGATGGCACTGTTCTTCAATCCATATGTTAACCGAACCGATATGAGCGAG ACCCTAGGTCAGCCGTGGACGGTAGTGGGACGAGCGGCGTCTATCTTTACCGATCCGTTCATCATGTTCAGTGGATTCCTCACAACATATTCGCTCATCGGCCGACTCATGCGGAACCAGCGAATCAAGCTGTATCAGGATTATATTGGACGAATTCTCCGAATAGCTCCTCCACTAGGGGCGTTGATACTATTCTGTACCTTTGTGTTGCCATTCTTGGGCAGCGGACCGCAATGGAATCTCGTCGTTAGCAATCACGGTGACATTTGCAAAAAATACTGGTGGCGCAATATGCTCTTCATTCACAACTACTTCGGATTCAAGAACATGTGCCTCACCCATACGCATCACGTTGGCATCGATACGGAGCTGTTCTTCGTGTCGCCATTGTTCATCTGGTTGATTTGGAAGTGGCCAAGGAAAGGTGGTATGGCCCTGATTGTACTAGCGCTGGTTTCCACTGTGCACAGGTTCTACATAACTTATAAGTTGCGGTTGTCCAACTATGTGTATTTTGGCACGTC AGTCAAACAACTGTTCGACACGGCGGACAACATGTACATTCTACCGTATTACCGGCTAACCGTGTACCTGATGGGTGTCATGCTGGGCTACGCGTGTCGTGTCTACAAATCGATCAGCCTAACACCG AATCAACTCCGGCTTGGATGGTACGCAAGCATCCTGCTGTTAGCACTAGCCTTCTTTGGCCCCGCCCCGATGGGTTCGATGCACTACGTGTATGACCCACTGCATGCCGCTAACTATGCCGCATTTTCGCCGATCGCGTGGTGCATCTTCTTTGCGTGGACTGTTTTTACCTCGCATTTAGGATATAGAA ATAAACTAATCGATGTGTTCTCCTGGTCCGGATTCCGAGTGACGACGAAAATCTCTTACGCCATCTATCTAACGCAATTCCCCATCTTTTTTTACAATGTGGGGCGAGTTCGTAACGCGCAACATTACAGCTTTATAACGTCAGTTTTG TTGGACTTCAACGAATACATTGTAATTTTCGTGGCGTCCTTTCTACTAACTGTTCTTTTCGAGACTCCATTTAGCAACATTAAAAAACTTCTCTTCGGTAACAAGAGAACACGGAGTAATGCCAAAGAACTCGTTAGTACATCTACAATGGAACAACCGGAAAGTGGAAGTTCGTGTGATATCAACGAGAATAGCAATAAAACGATCGTCTATCCTTTCAATCAGGCTAAAGACTTGAATGAATGA